The following proteins come from a genomic window of Flavobacterium eburneipallidum:
- the rpsN gene encoding 30S ribosomal protein S14 yields the protein MAKESMKAREVKRERTVAKYAEKRKALKEAGDSVGLQKLPKNASPVRLHNRCKLTGRPRGYIRQFGISRVTFREMANNGLIPGVKKASW from the coding sequence ATGGCTAAAGAATCAATGAAAGCCCGCGAGGTGAAGAGAGAAAGAACGGTAGCAAAGTATGCTGAAAAAAGAAAAGCTTTGAAAGAAGCTGGAGATTCAGTAGGTTTGCAAAAATTACCAAAAAATGCTTCACCAGTTCGTTTACACAATCGTTGTAAATTAACAGGAAGACCAAGAGGTTATATTCGTCAATTTGGTATTTCACGTGTAACATTTCGTGAAATGGCAAATAATGGATTAATTCCAGGTGTTAAAAAAGCATCTTGGTAA